From Trichoplusia ni isolate ovarian cell line Hi5 chromosome 22, tn1, whole genome shotgun sequence, a single genomic window includes:
- the LOC113504595 gene encoding NADPH oxidase 4-like, protein MKITSLINDFYELVKRRIYLVLWISLVLYLFYDTYIYYKLGQQFHYLRRILGLGLCISRGTATVINLCCALVLLPICKKLNQLLYRVLSRLWPGLFFFWLEKAKSFHMTVAITLLVFAVVHSISHLVNLWNFSRGYDQQYAEINFASYQNENPLRLLLSTAGLTGISMLIIILCMGLTSTRIVRRRVYNAFWYTHQLYLLFIVLLIIHPLSGILKEEVKENETSLNFSQNENTPKFEAIKSKTWLWMSLPLTCYILDLLWRICTRNRARVNILYVSHMAGRTISLTLSCPQDFKCRSGQYVLLQCLDVSLIEWHPFTVVKVPTSYQRSFVVWIRVKGDWTESFEKLLLARKSSELSILVDGPFSSPMQSVCHSGVAICVAAGVGITPFVTVLHDMLQTPRNHLPGRIHLLWIVRNERELTWLAGLANKTMLELRNANRPDRLHLEFYVTNTQNELKHIKEERSPLAHMIVMNEKGLSHVITRNKDEERVTLLTPNLKRNASVEKAGTQEDINYNLAKEYPLLGCRVRRGRPHWDRVFGYWVHLYPGEHLSLFCCGPKKLVKLLRSKCKNASNTSKTKFTFIHEGFS, encoded by the exons ATGAAGATAACATCACTTATTAACGACTTTTATGAACTAGTTAAGAGGCGTATTTATTtg GTATTGTGGATCTCATTAGTATTGTATCTTTTTTAtgatacctatatttattacaaGCTTGGACAACAGTTTCATTATTTAAGAAGAATATTAGGG tTAGGACTATGCATATCCCGTGGCACTGCGACTGTTATAAATTTATGTTGCGCCCTGGTGTTGCTGCCTATTTGCAAGAAGTTAAATCAATTGCTGTACAGGGTCTTATCAAGATTATGGCCTGGTCTATTCTTTTTTTGGCTAGAAAAAGCTAAGAGCTTTCACATGACTGTTGCCATAACTCTTCTAGTATTTGCAG TCGTACATTCCATTTCTCACTTGGTGAACTTGTGGAATTTCTCCAGAGGGTACGACCAACAATACGCCGAGATTAATTTCGCCAGCTACCAGAATGAG AATCCCCTACGCTTACTATTAAGTACAGCTGGTTTGACAGGCATATCCATGCTTATCATCATATTGTGTATGGGCCTAACGTCGACGAGAATCGTTCGCAGGAGAGTGTACAATGCATTCTGGTACACACATCAGTTGTACCTGTTGTTTATTGTGCTACTTATTATACATCCTTTGAG CGGTATCTTAAAGGAAGAGGTAAAAGAAAACGAAACTAGTCTGAATTTTAGTCAAAACGAGAATACTCCAAAATTCGAAGCTATCAAATCGAAG ACTTGGCTGTGGATGTCTTTGCCTCTGACTtgttatattttagatttactGTGGCGAATCTGTACCCGAAATAGAGCGAGAGTTAACATCCtttat GTGAGTCACATGGCGGGTCGCACCATAAGCCTGACGTTAAGCTGTCCGCAAGACTTCAAGTGCCGCTCTGGGCAATACGTGTTGTTGCAATGTTTGGACGTCTCGCTCATCGAGTGGCATCCCTTCACCGTCGTCAAG gtTCCTACGTCATACCAAAGAAGCTTCGTAGTATGGATTAGAGTAAAAGGAGATTGGACTGAATCATTCGAGAAATTATTGTTGGCGAGAAAATCCAGTGAACtgag TATATTAGTGGATGGTCCATTTTCAAGTCCAATGCAAAGTGTGTGTCACAGCGGAGTCGCGATTTGCGTAGCCGCCGGCGTCGGGATCACACCGTTCGTTACCGTGTTGCATGACATGTTGCA AACTCCGCGCAACCATTTGCCTGGCAGAATCCACCTTCTCTGGATAGTAAGAAACGAACGGGAGCTAACCTGGCTCGCCGGTCTCGCAAACAAAACTATGTTAGAACTACGTAACGCAAACCGCCCAGATAGACTGCACTTAGAATTTTACGTGACCAACACACAAAACGAACTCAAACATATTAAAGAAGAAAGATCTCCTCTCGCACATATGATTGTGATGAACGAGAAAGGTTTATCTCACGTTATAACTAGAAATAAAGATGAGGAGAGAGTGACTCTACTCACTCCTAATCTGAAAAGAAATGCTAGCGTTGAGAAAGCTGGCACACAGgaagatattaattataatttagcaaAAGAATATCCCTTGCTTGGCTGCAGGGTTAGACGAGGGAGACCGCATTGGGACCGAGTTTTTGGATATTGGGTACATTTATATCCTGG gGAACATTTAAGCCTTTTTTGCTGTGGACCAAAgaaattagtaaaattattaagaagTAAATGCAAAAATGCTTCGAATACTAGTAAAACTaagtttacatttatacacGAAGGTTTCTCGTAA
- the LOC113504597 gene encoding vesicle transport protein SEC20 has product MNLKSERDLGSDFSKKVFGKADSPDTIYQNYVKQLAKHHFTVKNIIQDILECRESMEALNKLNEKGRAAISVLRDDLESLELYGKDVGNIKYGSEVESQRHQLACLLKEFKDANITSMFAIEKAQREDLLKSGEGDESGLRKRNTKVDRDGLLKMSSGVTEQLLSISRQLADTAQRSQDTLDSLVSSSSTVHGTQSELQNTASTISESSKLLKKYGRREFTDKVIMFFAFLFFLAVCLYIVQKRF; this is encoded by the exons atgaatttaaaatcgGAGCGAGATTTGGGTAGTGACTTTTCCAAAAAGGTATTTGGAAAAGCCGATAGTCCCGACACAATATATCAGAATTATGTGAAACAATTAGCCAAGCATCATTTTACAGTGAAAAACATTATTCag GACATTTTAGAATGTAGGGAATCAATGGAAGCTTTAAACAAGCTGAATGAGAAGGGAAGAGCTGCCATATCAGTGTTGCGAGATGACCTGGAGAGTTTGGAGCTCTATGGCAAGGATGTTGGGAACATCAAGTATGGGAGTGAAGTCGAGTCACAAAGACATCAACTAGCTTG TCTTCTAAAAGAATTCAAGGATGCCAACATAACCAGTATGTTTGCTATAGAGAAGGCTCAAAGAGAGGACTTACTGAAGTCCGGTGAAGGGGACGAGAGTGGACTTAGGAAAAGAAATACTAAAGTTGATCGGGATGGATTGCTCAAAATGTCCTCAG GTGTGACGGAACAGTTGTTGTCTATTAGCAGACAACTAGCAGACACAGCGCAGCGGAGTCAAGACACATTAGACAGCTTGGTGTCATCCAGTTCTACTGTACAT gGTACGCAATCAGAGCTACAAAACACAGCCAGCACAATATCTGAATCTAGTAAATTACTTAAGAAGTATGGCCGACGAGAGTTTACTGACAAAGTTATCATGTTTTTTGCATTCCTATTCTTTTTAGCCGTCTGTCTGTACATTGTACAGAAGAGGTTCTAA